TTACAGTTAATTAATGTGACATTACCTATTAGTGTATCGTTAATTAAAATGTCGTCAACATATATCCCGTTCACTAATGTATCGTTAACCAAAGCTAGGTGGTAAGTTCTCATATTACTTATTAACTGTCCACTTATTAACGTATACGGTAGTACGTAGAATGTTGATTGAGTTAGTAGGTTGCTTGGCGTTGGGAATCCATCAGCTGAAACACCGGTGACTAGTACACCGTATGGTGATGAGAAGTACATGTTACCCTCAAGGTAGGTTAAACTACCTAGGGAGAATTGAGATGGTAAAGTTACGTTACCTACCCATAGGCCAAGCTTAGAATTATACCAAAGCGGTGTTTCAAATAATTGGCTTAAAGTTGGGTAAATACTGGATAACGATAATGGGTACACGACGGCTGAGTACATGCCGTACCTAACCTCAGTACCATTAGGGTACGTTATGTTAGCATAAATAGTAATTACCTGCCCCTCAGCTGCATACAGTGACGAGAACCTTATTGATGGTATCGAGTAACCGCTAGACACGTAGATTTGAGCGAAGTATGAACCCATTACTGTGGAGTTAAGTGTGTATGAACTGTAGGACGCATTCAGGACAATAGAGTATAAGCCAGGCGTGGCATTAGAAGGTACTTTTAGAACACCATAATATGCGCCTACCGACGGGTTAAAGTACACATTAGCCTTACTAACAACTTCACCAGTGGGCCCAATTAGGGAGGCCGTTATGTTGGAGCCGTAGAGAACATTATAGAATACTAATGTACCTGTCCCAGCTGATTCCTGGCCTAGGTCAAGAGGCGGTATTGGGTAGCCTATTACTACTACGTTACCACCTGCTGCAACTGAACCAGGTTGGGCAACAACCGTTGGGAGAACATATAGGCTTTGCATCATTATACCATTTGTGAAGGCTACAAAACCAAAGGCGTTGGTTAATCTAATGAGCAAATTACCTATGGGCGCATTACTAGGTAACTTACCTATAAATAAGTATGATAACCCTGATCCCTGGTTCATTAACTGTGGCCTTAAGGTAACGTTACCCACTAATATGTACGAGTTATTGATAAAGTTATAGTAGTATACAAGCGCGGTAAGATTAGTCACATTAATTGGTAATGAACCATAGGTATTAGTTAAGTTAACAGCGATCAATATGCCCAACCTAGAGTATAGGGGTATGAAGGTGAGTGGTTCAAGGAACTGAGCATAATAACCCGAATACACAGTGGTGAATCCGTAACCAGTTAAATTCCTGTATTTACCGTAAACGGTAATCGTTAATATACCTGAGGCATTGCTTGGAAGAGTGACTGACGCTGACCATCCTAAGAATCTACTGAACTTTAATGGGGTAATAGTGACGTTGCCCCATGAATCCTCAATTATTGCTGAGAAGTTCCCTGACGTTACTAATTGAGTTGAGTTAACCATTATTGAGGCACTAATGATAATCTTCTCCCCTGGGTAATACTGCCTCTGCTGGTAACCGGAGTAGTTAAACACGTTAACAGTTATCGATAACCCACTCTCGCTTTTATTAATTAAGGCTGAGAACGCTTCAGCAAAATAACCGGCATTAATGGTTCCTAACCCAGTAACCATATTGTATCCATAATGTGCGGTCCACGGTATATTGTAACCAAACTCAATGGGTACTATTGCCTTACCGTACTCACTAGTATTACTGGCAATACTATATAATGTAGGGTTAATTAAGCCGAGGCTTGAGTGAACGTAATCCATTATTAGTGTTAATAATCCCGCAAGCAAAGGTGCTGCAGCACTTGTACCACCGGTTATGAGTAAGGTATTACTCGGCCCCACAACCAGTAAACCTGGGTAGGGGCTTGCGTCCATTGCAATATCAGGAACCATTCTTCCAAAGGGGTATGATTCCGGTGTGGCAATGCCCCATTGGTACCATGGCTTAGGTTCAATAATACTAACTCCACCTGTTGATCCACCTAGGTTCTGATCAAGTGGTATGAAACCATAGCTGGACCATGCTGTCTGATAATTAGAACCATTAGGTAATTGAATGTAGGTTGTTGTGCCTCCCACAGCAGTCACGTAAGGTGACACTGATGGGTAAATAACAGCACCAATAGGTCCATTACTATAACCCGCCCCACCTCCATCACCACTTGCCGCAGTGAAGGTTATGCCTTCAACACTACCCAGTGCGTAGTACTCGTCAGTTAGGAAGACATTGAAGTAGAACACTGGACCATTTACCATCGAGAGAATTGACTCGGAGAAGCCGAAGCTCTGCGATACTACATTAACGTTATCCTGATCAACAATGTACGCTATTACTGCAGCTAAAGGTAATGCTGGGTTAGCTACGTAAAGCGTTATATTAGCCCTAGGGGCAATTGCATGTGCAGCTTCAACATCAAGGCTTATTTCATATGCCCAACCATTGTAAACACCCAGATTAGGGTTATAGGGACCTATGGGTATTATACTGAAGCCTGGTGGATTAGGTAAACCAGTCTCATTATCAAACTGCATTAATTGATTAATGATGTAGGGATCACCGAAGAAGTCAATAATACCTATTGTGTAGTTCTGGCCGTAATAACCCATTCTATACAATGCTGTTGC
This genomic interval from Caldivirga sp. contains the following:
- a CDS encoding protease pro-enzyme activation domain-containing protein, with protein sequence MVSVNGVTVAYLILAFILAYVGASLIAHGSSINLQLNNPSSLSGYSYTGSLSNDTNVIVTIYVPLRNLNLLYHYVQLISSPGSPMYHHFLSKSQVASLFYPTGEYNNVVDFLKKHGFRIIFTAADSIIVAEGNVSSVERYLGLRYAVYSNGSVSFYESYGEPKLSNVIIYSSNVTMLLLEHPPFLITGSELDNLRSYVKSGVNLTYPIEAYWPTELQEAYNATALYRMGYYGQNYTIGIIDFFGDPYIINQLMQFDNETGLPNPPGFSIIPIGPYNPNLGVYNGWAYEISLDVEAAHAIAPRANITLYVANPALPLAAVIAYIVDQDNVNVVSQSFGFSESILSMVNGPVFYFNVFLTDEYYALGSVEGITFTAASGDGGGAGYSNGPIGAVIYPSVSPYVTAVGGTTTYIQLPNGSNYQTAWSSYGFIPLDQNLGGSTGGVSIIEPKPWYQWGIATPESYPFGRMVPDIAMDASPYPGLLVVGPSNTLLITGGTSAAAPLLAGLLTLIMDYVHSSLGLINPTLYSIASNTSEYGKAIVPIEFGYNIPWTAHYGYNMVTGLGTINAGYFAEAFSALINKSESGLSITVNVFNYSGYQQRQYYPGEKIIISASIMVNSTQLVTSGNFSAIIEDSWGNVTITPLKFSRFLGWSASVTLPSNASGILTITVYGKYRNLTGYGFTTVYSGYYAQFLEPLTFIPLYSRLGILIAVNLTNTYGSLPINVTNLTALVYYYNFINNSYILVGNVTLRPQLMNQGSGLSYLFIGKLPSNAPIGNLLIRLTNAFGFVAFTNGIMMQSLYVLPTVVAQPGSVAAGGNVVVIGYPIPPLDLGQESAGTGTLVFYNVLYGSNITASLIGPTGEVVSKANVYFNPSVGAYYGVLKVPSNATPGLYSIVLNASYSSYTLNSTVMGSYFAQIYVSSGYSIPSIRFSSLYAAEGQVITIYANITYPNGTEVRYGMYSAVVYPLSLSSIYPTLSQLFETPLWYNSKLGLWVGNVTLPSQFSLGSLTYLEGNMYFSSPYGVLVTGVSADGFPTPSNLLTQSTFYVLPYTLISGQLISNMRTYHLALVNDTLVNGIYVDDILINDTLIGNVTLINCNASNITVLNSNTVVMLSNINSIKAINSTVELFTSKVNELTLLSSRYLNENSVIRYIYPPLPVVVINYPSDNANLTGLVTVNFTVMGIDVSSVILYLNGHELINYTGNGTFTYALNTANYPDGTYELTVTAVQADGSSSSSTVKVSIENGLLMLNNRLNTVNQFVNNSITKLSSELSSNMTLIYNEFNRLNNNLVIMDTLLLVALALSSAALSWFIASRQRNHL